A genomic window from Enoplosus armatus isolate fEnoArm2 chromosome 20, fEnoArm2.hap1, whole genome shotgun sequence includes:
- the LOC139303143 gene encoding wings apart-like protein homolog, with amino-acid sequence MTSRFGKTYSRKGGEGTSKFDEVLSTKRGTLSTKWGDTTYKAKVGSKRVGAPKNDSVLEVYKRPRPSGDGLEDPFGFDSDEESKPVSSRSSNKSSPAKPTSAEPPQAERPGISLDTGSRSSLQGGSHALASARGASWLPNDRNQPRLMEDTARFFNSSSASTAKPQQSSLLSENQHSYSWYQNASESDKKPLAQTTTLKTGSKAESTYDSWDAIMGLRPPSPSQEPRNPAPTLSWATAGVTMGSCDLGQTRHVKPPSPPQLQSPSDNEDLGGDSDFFVETSGYSQTSTSSSLVRNSNCRTYRRPNKQGSGKASDSSGFASAVFGTDVSKSTSDGSNKTTGGGGGRGRTRDYTVLHPSSMSMCNVTIQDRGVEEFSTDAAPSSGSSSAGSGSTTELGDAGWQRKKTEQQITRFRQTQTKSKKDSKLDLFGFDDADARQEDNGADNTDGRSSYKIKYFGFDDMSDSDGTDDDDDGSKERRRRRAKKAAVTKETPLVTVEEAPTDDPPDPFERLEVPTVQARPPAKENKKNSERQESRIRADVLDFSEEGLRVVARAPRRPPQGKPAEKNPDSFRRIFSAQKKSPTKAVYNARHWTLEREEEPPPTFFSRSQTTSAPVSAGGSSKEPSDAQKDDSVFKAPPPPPKVTKCVTLPTDLYQDTVTALKCRKEHKELYTVVQHVKHFNDVVEFGENQEFTDDFEYLATGLKSGQPLNTRCLSVISLATRCAMPSFRMHLRARGKVAQVFKTLNDAPQHPNLALCTASLMYILSRDRLNMDLDRSCLDLMIRLLELDLDQDHDQDQDQDQDQGGGVGAETDSTAQFSAREIAKMKEKIRKLCDTVHNKHLDLQNITTGHLAMETLLSLTSKRAGDWFKEELRLLGGLDHIVDKVKECVNNLNQEDDKEKLVSSLWGAERCLRVLESVTVHNPENQGYLIAYKDSSLIISSAKALSRCEEMIQRYSRELNSDGAVVGKAVEDCMRAIIGVLLNLTHDNEWGSTKTGEQEDLIMTALNCVLKVPQYLPQEQRFDIRVLGLGLLINLVEYSARNKYCLMEMEMEGGQGPCNSTVLLNPQHQDITSTGPLSAIAALVQLFLQRERAAILAEAQTDDLIKEAPKPADQSGQWQESGGEIQWVANDNNNDSDKQEDTKKKEKEEEDEELDLNKALQHAGKHMEDSIVASYTALLLGCLCQGSSLNVTTVRENLPKGDFSIMTEMLKKFLNFMNLTCDVGTAGQKSISRIIDYLEHC; translated from the exons ATGACATCCAGATTCGGTAAAACCTACAGCCGCAAGGGAGGAGAGGGCACGTCCAAGTTTGACGAGGTTCTGTCCACCAAGAGAGGCACCCTTAGTACCAAATGGGGTGACACCACCTACAAGGCCAAGGTGGGCTCCAAGCGGGTTGGTGCTCCCAAGAACGACTCTGTCCTGGAGGTTTACAAGAGGCCTCGTCCATCTGGAGATGGCTTGGAGGATCCATTCGGATTCGACAGCGATGAGGAATCCAAGCCAGTGTCATCACGCAGCAGCAACAAGTCGTCACCCGCCAAGCCAACCTCAGCAGAGCCTCCCCAAGCGGAAAGGCCAGGCATTTCTCTGGACACAGGGAGCAGGTCCAGCCTCCAAGGAGGATCCCACGCTTTGGCATCCGCTCGAGGGGCGTCATGGCTGCCCAATGACAGGAACCAGCCCAGGTTGATGGAGGACACAGCTCGGTtcttcaacagcagcagtgctaGCACAG CAAAGCCCCAGCAGAGTTCCTTGTTGTCAGAGAACCAGCACAGCTACTCCTGGTACCAAAACGCTTCTGAGAGTGATAAGAAGCCCCTGGCGCAGACCACCACCCTGAAGACAGGGTCCAAGGCAGAGTCCACATACGACTCCTGGGATGCCATCATGGGTCTCCGTCCGCCCTCGCCCAGCCAAGAACCTCGCAACCCCGCCCCCACGCTCTCTTGGGCTACAGCAGGTGTCACTATGGGCAGCTGTGACCTAGGGCAGACCCGTCACGTGAagcccccctctcctccacagctccAAAGCCCCAGCGACAACGAGGACCTCGGGGGAGATTCAGACTTCTTTGTCGAGACGTCAGGCTACTCCCAGACGTCGACGTCCTCATCGCTTGTAAGAAACTCGAACTGTCGGACGTACAGGAGGCCTAACAAACAGGGCTCTGGCAAAGCCTCAGACTCCAGCGGTTTTGCCAGCGCTGTTTTTGGTACAGATGTTTCCAAATCTACATCTGACGGCAGTAATAAGACGACAGGTGGTGGAGGGGGACGGGGCAGGACGAGGGACTACACAGTGCTGCACCCCTCTTCCATGTCTATGTGTAACGTCACCATCCAGGACCGAGGAGTGGAGGAGTTTAGTACTGATGCAGCACCCTCTAGTGGTAGCAGTAGTGCTGGGTCTGGCAGTACAACGGAGCTGGGAGATGCGGGATGGCAGCGAAAGAAGACGGAACAACAAATCACAAG GTTCAGGCAGACCCAGACCAAGTCAAAGAAAGACAGTAAGCTGGACCTGTTTGGTTTTGACGATGCAGACGCCCGTCAAGAGGACAACGGCGCAGACAACACAGACGGCCGATCCAGTTACAAGATCAAATATTTCGGCTTTGATGACATGAGCGACAGCGACGGGACAGACGATGATGACGACGGCtcgaaagagaggaggaggaggagggccaaGAAGGCTGCAGTCACCAAGGAAACCCCCTTGGTTACAGTGGAAGAAGCACCGACTGACGACCCACCGGATCCTTTTGAGAGGCTAGAGGTTCCAACAGTCCAAGCGAGGCCGCCGGCCAAGGAGAACAAGAAAAACTCTGAGAGGCAGGAAAGCAGGATACGAGCAG ACGTCCTGGACTTCTCGGAGGAAGGCCTCAGAGTGGTGGCCAGGGCTCCCAGGAGGCCGCCTCAGGGCAAACCAGCCGAGAAGAACCCAGACTCCTTCCGGAGGATCTTCAGCGCGCAGAAGAAG TCTCCCACCAAAGCTGTGTACAACGCCAGACACTGGACgctggagagggaagaggagccCCCTCCAACTTTCTTCTCACGATCACAGACAACTTCT GCGCCAGTCTCAGCAGGAGGATCCAGTAAGGAGCCCTCGGACGCTCAGAAGGATGACAGTGTTTTTAaggctcctccccctcctcccaaGGTCACCAAGTGTGTAACCCTGCCCACAGATCTCTACCAGGACACCGTCACTGCACTCAAATGCCGCAAAGAGCACAAGGAG CTTTATACAGTCGTCCAGCATGTGAAGCACTTCAATGACGTGGTTGAGTTTGGAGAGAACCAGGAGTTTACTGATGACTTTGAGTATCTGGCTACTGGTCTGAAGAGTGGACAACCTCTCAACACACGCTGCCTTAG TGTGATCAGCCTGGCGACGCGCTGTGCCATGCCCAGCTTCAGGATGCACCTCAGGGCCAGAGGGAAGGTGGCTCAGGTCTTTAAAACACTCAATGACGCCCCACAACACCCG AATCTGGCTCTGTGTACAGCGTCTCTGATGTACATCCTCAGTAGAGACCGGTTGAACATGGATCTGGACCGGTCATGTCTGGACCTGATGATCCGACTGCTGGAGCTGGACCTGGACCAGGACCAcgaccaggaccaggaccaggaccaggaccaggggGGAGGGGTTGGGGCTGAGACAGACTCCACCGCTCAGTTCAGTGCCAGGGAAATCGCCAAGATGAAGGAGAAGATCAGGAAGCTCTGCGACACCGTGCACAACAAGCACCTGGACCTACAGAACATAACG ACCGGTCATTTAGCCATGGAGACGTTACTGTCTCTGACTTCCAAGCGAGCGGGAGACTGGTTCAAAGAGGAGCTACGGCTACTGGGAGGACTGGACCACATAGTAGATAAAG TGAAGGAGTGTGTTAATAACTTAAACCAGGAGGACGATAAGGAGAAGCTGGTGTCATCTTTGTGGGGAGCTGAGAGGTGTTTACGGGTGCTGGAGAGT GTGACCGTCCACAACCCAGAGAACCAGGGCTACTTGATTGCCTACAAAGACTCATCACTCATCATCTCCTCTGCAaa GGCGTTGAGCAGGTGTGAGGAGATGATCCAGCGTTACAGCAGGGAGCTGAACTCAGACGGAGCCGTGGTGGGGAAAGCAGTGGAGGACTGTATGAGGGCCATCATAGGAGTCCTGCTGAACCTGACGCATGACAACG agtggGGAAGTACCAAGACTGGAGAACAGGAAGATTTAATAATGACGGCTCTGAACTGTGTTCTCAAAGTCCCTCAATATCTTCCACAAGAGCAGAGGTTCGACATCCGAGTACTG GGTCTGGGCCTGCTGATCAACCTGGTGGAGTACAGTGCCAGAAACAAGTACTGtctgatggagatggagatggagggaggtcAGGGTCCCTGCAACTCCACCGTCTTGCTGAACCCTCAGCACCAGGACATCACCAGCACCGGCCCACTGAGCGCCATCGCTGCACTTGTACAG CTGTTCCTCCAGAGGGAGCGGGCCGCCATCCTGGCTGAGGCGCAGACTGATGATCTCATCAAGGAGGCGCCGAAGCCTGCGGACCAGAGCGGGCAGTGGCAGGAGAGCGGCGGCGAGATCCAGTGGGTCGccaacgacaacaacaacgacTCTGACAAACAGGAGGACaccaagaagaaggagaaggaggaggaggacgaggagctGGACCTCAACAAAG CTCTGCAGCATGCAGGGAAGCACATGGAGGACAGCATCGTGGCCTCCTACACAGCACTGCTGCTGGGCTGCCTGTGTCAGGGGAGCTCG TTGAATGTGACTACTGTGAGGGAGAACCTGCCTAAAGGAGATTTCTCCATCATGACAGAAATGCTGAAAAAGTTCCTCAACTTCATGAACCTCACT tgtgatGTCGGCACCGCAGGACAGAAGTCCATCTCCCGGATCATTGACTATCTGGAGCACTGCTAA